The DNA region ACCCGCTCGTCGAAGGCCTTTTCGGCCGCGAAATTGTAGTAATCCATCGCGTCCTTTTCGGTCTGGATGGCTTCCCGGATGGCCTGCTTGAGATCCAGTTGCTGCATGGAACCACGCTCCTCCTGAGTAAAACAGTATACTGTATACAAGTTAGCACGAATGGAGGGCGCCTTGCCAGGCTTTTTTTGCCTTTGCTTCCGACAGGAGGGCCTGGCGGTGCAGGAAAAAAAGAGGGGGGGGCGCACAACACAAAAGGGGTTGGCGAAAACCGCCAACCCCTTGAAATCTGGAGCCACCCAAGGGACTCGAACCCTCGACCTACTGATTACGAACCTGATTGAACAAGTTTTCTGCATAGTGATAGTTTTCCCTTGCCTTGAATTACGGCAAGTTAGCGCCCCGCTGTATCTGTCTTTCCTTCCCCTAGTTTTCTTGTCTTTCTCCAGTGCTTGACAATCTACTTGACACCCTGCGCCCCTGTGTCTGTTGTCCTTGGGTCTCTTCTTTTTACCTTCTATTAAAAAAAGGGCACAAAGGTCACATGGTCATAACCGACTGATATTGCATGGCAAAACCCGGTGACCTTTTGAAAGCCGAAGGTCACAAAGGTCACAACCGCTCTAGGTTGTCTTACCGGCTTGCTCCTCGTTTGTGACCTTCCGCCTGTTCTGCTCACTCGCTTGGAAAGGGGGCGGCGGGGCAACGGTTGTCTTAGGATGGATCGTGGCCGTGAAGCGGCCGCGTTTTGCTTTATTTTCTGTTTGAGGTGCGTG from Gammaproteobacteria bacterium includes:
- a CDS encoding rubrerythrin, encoding MQQLDLKQAIREAIQTEKDAMDYYNFAAEKAFDERV